The genomic DNA tatgtgtctgtgtgtggtgtggtgtatatgtgtgcttgtctgtgtgtgtatatgtgtctgtgtggtgtgtgtgtgtgtctgtctgtgtatgtgtgtgtgtctgtgtctgtgtggtgtgtgtctgtgtgtggtgtggtgtatgtgtgtgcctgtctgtgtgtgtatatgtgtccgtgtggtgtgtgtgtgtgtgtgtgtgtgtctgtgtctgtgtctgtgtggtgtgtgtctgtgtgtggtgtggtgtatgtgtgtgcctgtgtgtgtatatgtgtccgtgtggtgtgtgtgtgtgtgtgtctgtgtgtgtgtgtctgtgtgtggtgtggtgtatgtgtgtgcctgtctgtgtgtgtatatgtgtccgtgtggtgtgtgtgtgtgtgtgtgtgtgtctgtgtctgtgtctgtgtggtgtgtgtctgtgtgtggtgtggtgtatgtgtgtgcctgtgtgtgtatatgtgtccgtgtggtgtgtgtgtgtgtgtctgtgtgtgtgtatgtgtctgtgtggtgtgtgtctgtgtgtggtgtggtgtatatgtgtgcctgtctgtgtgtgtatatgtgtctgtgtggtgtgtgtgtgtgtctgtctgtgtatgtgtgtgtgtctgtgtctgtgtggtgtgtgtctgtgtgtggtgtggtgtatgtgtgtgcctgtctgtgtgtgtatatgtgtccgtgtggtgtgtgtgtgtgtctgtgtctgtgtctgtgtggtgtgtgtctgtgtgtggtgtggtgtatgtgtgtacctgtgtgtgtatatgtgtccatgtggtgtgtgtgtgtgtgtgtctgtgtctgtgtggtgtggtgtgtgtctgtctgtgtatgtgtgtgtgtatgtgtctgtggtgtgtgtgtgtatgtgttcagcaAGAAAAGGACAAGAAAAAAGATAGTATTAAGTTTTAAAAACTACAAAAACTGGGACGTCAAccatatgtatatctgtgtgtattttccttttttggtGACAGCAGGATGATGATagcatcttgctatgtagcccaggctagcctcaaacccgtgctcccctgcctcagactctgaaGCACTAGGACTACAAGGCGTAGCTCTCATATGTGGGAAGAAGTGGGGAGACAGACAGCTCGCTCACTGTTGACAGAGTAGCATCAACAATAGCATCCTAAAACTGGCACGTGTCATCTGCCCGTTACTCTAGCTGTGGGGAGCTCAGGTAGGCGCAGGAGTTAAGGCTAGCCAGGGTGACATAGTTGAGACTTTTTACTCAATAAAGGAAAagcagctggggttggggatttagctcagtggtagagcgcttaaggccctgggttcggttcccagctctgaaaaaaagaaaaaaaaaaaaaaaaggaaaagcagctGCATTTCAGATGGCATTCATTTAGTCCCCAGTACTGGATAGACACCCAGTGTGCAGAGGCTCTGTGGTCCTAGCACGTGGGAGCCGGAGGAAGGCATCG from Rattus norvegicus strain BN/NHsdMcwi chromosome 12, GRCr8, whole genome shotgun sequence includes the following:
- the LOC134481293 gene encoding keratin-associated protein 4-6-like, with the translated sequence MCVYMCLCGVCVCLCMCVCMCLCGMCLCVVWCICVLVCVCICVCVVCVCVCLCMCVCLCLCGVCLCVVWCMCVPVCVCICVRVVCVCVCVCLCLCLCGVCLCVVWCMCVPVCVYVSVWCVCVCVCVCVSVCGVVYVCACLCVYMCPCGVCVCVCVSVSVSVWCVSVCGVVYVCACVCICVRVVCVCVSVCVYVSVWCVSVCGVVYMCACLCVYMCLCGVCVCLSVYVCVSVSVWCVSVCGVVYVCACLCVYMCPCGVCVCLCLCLCGVCLCVVWCMCVPVCVYVSMWCVCVCVCVCVVWCVSVCVCVCVCVCGVCVYVFSKKRTRKKIVLSFKNYKNWDVNHMYICVYFPFLVTAG